A region of Anopheles merus strain MAF chromosome 2R, AmerM5.1, whole genome shotgun sequence DNA encodes the following proteins:
- the LOC121589205 gene encoding uncharacterized protein LOC121589205: MKRNNSTNQLRQLQQAGNAAEEWNSNDDTPSKRTKNQHGLDVGPSYSGGGSSSTSMVAPPRMDNYSAGRAAINGSLQKGEEIAAMLMHTTEKADRCWNFDLDHWLTVYERVRYGDVNFPEAGMLIQCAAQIYGRKVDYLMDIIMHMCDDQKAREKKAQEEKKEQANGEKGGEGEAGVQEEQAAAGGKTGGRKRAGKFNPQSLSDCFGDLEFTCNDGKLAKLESLIRPVAIVDVDRRTKVRQMQDLCAELRANPSRQRRQEILNRMRDDACIAPIMSSNGAALKSQILDLESGETIGTRYDYQIHLNYIDGRTGSLIAEHDLKRFFQRCDVMDFLSEQHLSERERCTRLGMPAPTDMLAQRERELKLYMPPEYLSNRYRIKLHDTTDFDNALIQARVTNYDTDPILSLMDHEARAAVQLPAGEGDDVRPRNVTSSIPNHSPANGSSKQPDSGNGNSQAQDDSGIEHETSATEEEDSDPSFSGVLCSSRANESSVEELESTQEKKDLTLSASDSNGSQDLDSTVNKLDSTDKLESTDTKLGPRLSVDEGIGVDRESPPRTGPIRLEDAAVKVDSAVTFSRGVVFPRPAVLRPAKLVQNIFGIPDELARKHVQFTLPMEYRKMKLELAKRQEERRKQMQTIELHSLKPTAESLARPSTPDLEDFLGFDDDETDQPQLKPNNKRTKSAPASAELSPARQKKSSTPEPDFEGFDEEEILSARKAAEEWFKGMPGKAKLLTSSPNRRAVGASLPATPTRTLSCDSGISDTVERTNGKDSCTPPVSPRLEPLPEDGGAADSDTEAVPRPTTADSVTNEETQPPEPSAPGPAVQHEPLQEHTDEANARIQQSMHEAKERFDKVSQWHRKLKPILIESEKRNHFDIHAYGTEIIDTFDPTAPLGAEAITLERVLEHKPPHSTARFFLSMLMLANTNNVQICNKNPDPLRLSAASEIELRLLSRKRHHKELEALGELLPPDGDGHEQAASDRNRQKRKNRKRKIVFEEQTDEREDLPRADTASRLGGLDSNLDDGSSFLDSVQQLYADLNGEDSQRKRLAFRRGMRSCAYGLNDGSNAEASKSSPSLPPPVVPLCNSESVSKSPPNPHTNALLADPGGGVEPADDLLTVDLLTNHATLVPVRDPDTLCAKSVFSLAESGYESMLSGGDDV, encoded by the exons ATGAAACG AAATAATAGCACCAACCAGCTACGGCAGCTGCAACAGGCCGGGAATGCCGCTGAGGAATGGAATAGTAACGATGATACTCCgagcaaacgaacgaaaaaccAGCACGGGCTAGATGTGGGCCCATCGTACAGTGGTGGtgggagcagcagcaccagcatgGTTGCCCCACCGAGGATGGATAATTACAGTGCTGGTCGCGCGGCCATTAATGGTTCGCTGCAGAAAGGTGAAGAGATTGCAGCAATGCTCATGCATACAACCGAAAAGGCGGACCGCTGCTGGAACTTTGATCTCGACCATTGGCTGACCGTGTACGAGCGGGTACGCTATGGCGATGTAAACTTCCCCGAAGCTGGCATGCTGATCCAGTGTGCCGCCCAAATCTACGGCCGAAAGGTGGACTATCTCATGGACATCATCATGCACATGTGCGACGATCAGAAGGCGCGCGAAAAGAAGGCCCAGGAAGAGAAGAAGGAACAGGCCAACGGGGAGAAGGGGGGCGAAGGTGAAGCAGGCGTGCAGGAGGAGCAAGCGGCAGCAGGCGGCAAAACCGGCGGTCGGAAGCGGGCCGGAAAGTTTAACCCGCAGTCGCTGTCCGATTGCTTCGGCGATTTGGAGTTTACGTGCAATGACGGCAAGCTGGCCAAGCTGGAATCGCTTATCCGACCGGTCGCGATCGTGGATGTGGACCGGCGGACGAAGGTGCGGCAGATGCAGGACCTCTGTGCGGAGCTGCGGGCGAATCCGAGCCGCCAGCGGCGGCAGGAAATTTTGAACCGCATGCGGGACGACGCCTGCATTGCGCCGATCATGTCGAGCAATGGGGCGGCGCTGAAGAGCCAAATTTTGGATCTCGAGTCGGGCGAAACGATCGGCACGCGGTACGACTACCAGATCCACCTGAACTACATCGACGGGCGGACGGGTTCGCTGATTGCCGAGCACGATCTGAAGCGCTTCTTCCAGCGGTGTGACGTGATGGACTTCCTGTCCGAGCAGCACCTGTCGGAGCGGGAGCGCTGCACGCGCCTTGGCATGCCCGCACCGACCGATATGCTGGCGCAGCGGGAGCGCGAGCTGAAGCTGTACATGCCGCCGGAGTATTTGAGCAACCGGTACCGGATCAAGCTGCACGATACGACGGACTTTGACAACGCGCTCATACAGGCCCGGGTGACCAATTACGACACCGATCCGATCCTTTCGCTGATGGACCATGAGGCACGGGCGGCGGTACAGCTGCCCGCCGGTGAAGGTGACGATGTTCGACCACGGAACGTTACCTCCAGCATTCCGAACCATTCCCCAGCAAACGGAAGCAGTAAACAACCGGACAGCGGCAACGGTAACAGCCAGGCGCAGGACGATTCCGGCATCGAGCACGAAACGAGCGCCACTGAGGAGGAGGACAGTGATCCTTCCTTTAGCGGTGTGCTGTGCTCGTCCCGGGCGAACGAGTCCTCAGTGGAGGAACTGGAAAGTACGCAGGAAAAGAAGGATCTAACGTTAAGCGCGTCGGATTCAAATGGATCACAGGACCTCGACTCGACCGTCAATAAGCTCGATTCAACGGACAAATTGGAAAGCACCGACACAAAATTGGGACCACGGCTTAGCGTGGACGAAGGTATCGGTGTGGATCGGGAATCACCTCCCCGAACGGGGCCCATTCGCCTGGAGGATGCGGCGGTAAAAGTGGACTCTGCGGTCACATTTTCCCGTGGGGTCGTTTTCCCCCGGCCCGCCGTACTGCGTCCGGCAAAGCTGGTGCAGAACATATTCGGTATTCCGGACGAGCTGGCCCGCAAGCATGTACAGTTTACGCTGCCAATGGAGTATCGGAAAATGAAACTGGAG CTTGCCAAACGCCAGGAGGAACGgagaaaacaaatgcaaacgaTCGAGCTGCACAGTCTAAAGCCGACGGCTGAATCACTCGCGCGACCATCAACCCCGGACCTGGAAG ATTTTCTTGGCTTTGATGACGATGAAACCGATCAACCACAACTAAAACCGAACAATAAACGAACAAAAAGTGCTCCTGCAAGTGCGGAATTGTCCCCCGCGCGGCAAAAGAAATCATCCACACCGGAGCCGGACTTTGAAGGCTTCGACGAGGAGGAAATCCTCTCCGCCCGCAAAGCGGCCGAAGAATGGTTCAAAGGAATGCCGGGAAAGGCGAAACTTCTAACCAGCAGCCCGAACAGAAGAGCGGTTGGAGCATCGCTACCGGCCACACCGACCCGCACACTGTCGTGCGATTCCGGCATATCCGACACGGTCGAACGTACGAATGGGAAAGACTCCTGTACACCACCCGTAAGCCCCCGGCTCGAGCCCCTCCCGGAAGATGGAGGTGCAGCAGACAGTGATACTGAAGCGGTTCCCCGCCCCACCACCGCGGACAGTGTGACGAACGAGGAGACGCAACCGCCGGAACCGTCCGCACCCGGCCCCGCCGTACAGCATGAGCCGCTGCAAGAGCACACGGACGAAGCGAACGCTCGCATCCAGCAAAGCATGCACGAGGCGAAGGAACGCTTCGACAAGGTTAGCCAATGGCACCGGAAGCTGAAACCGATTCTGATCGAGTCGGAGAAGCGCAATCACTTCGACATACACGCGTACGGCACGGAAATTATTGACACGTTCGATCCAACCGCACCGCTCGGCGCGGAAGCGATCACGCTCGAGCGGGTGCTGGAGCACAAGCCGCCCCACAGTACGGCCCGGTTCTTCCTCTCCATGCTAATGCTGGCCAACACCAACAACGTGCAGATATGTAACAAAAACCCGGACCCGCTGCGGCTGTCCGCGGCCAGCGAGATCGAGCTGCGGCTGCTGAGCCGCAAACGGCACCACAAAGAGCTGGAAGCGCTCGGTGAGCTGCTGCCGCCGGACGGTGATGGCCACGAGCAGGCGGCAAGCGATCGTAACCGGCAGAAGCGCAAAAATCGAAAGCGCAAGATCGTGTTCGAGGAGCAAACGGACGAGCGGGAGGATTTGCCGCGGGCCGACACTGCCAGCCGGCTCGGTGGGCTGGACTCAAACCTGGACGACGGAAGCAGCTTCCTCGACAGTGTCCAGCAGCTGTACGCAGATCTGAACGGGGAAGATTCTCAGCGAAAGCGTCTAGCGTTCCGGCGGGGCATGAGAAGCTGTGCCTACGGGCTGAACGACGGGTCCAATGCGGAAGCCTCCAAATCGTCACCGTCGTTACCTCCCCCGGTAGTACCGTTGTGCAATAGCGAATCGGTAAGCAAATCTCCGCCCAATCCACACACTAACGCGCTACTGGCCGACCCCGGAGGTGGGGTGGAGCCGGCCGATGACCTGTTGACGGTGGATCTGCTTACTAACCATGCAACGCTAGTACCTGTCCGCGATCCTGACACGCtgtgtgcgaaaagtgtgtTCTCGCTTGCGGAATCGGGTTACGAGTCGATGCTCAGTGGCGGAGACGACGTCTAG
- the LOC121589206 gene encoding TM2 domain-containing protein CG11103-like — translation MLILLLFSAVFFVETAQITKDKDAAALNQSASFNPLSPLVKCSFLPLEFLDCEEPINLKGNRTAREEGGMGCVKFGGVYYDEVEVTKVNCMVFENIECYGPREFKRDGFPCVKYTDHYFVTTLLYSILLGFLGMDRFCLGQTGTAVGKLLTLGGVGIWWIVDIVLLITNNLLPEDGSNWNTKV, via the coding sequence ATGCttattttgctgctgttttctGCCGTTTTCTTCGTCGAGACAGCCCAAATTACCAAGGACAAGGATGCGGCCGCCCTGAACCAATCGGCCAGCTTCAACCCGCTCAGCCCGCTGGTAAAATGTAGCTTCCTGCCGCTGGAATTCCTGGACTGCGAGGAACCGATCAACCTGAAAGGGAACCGCACCGCGCGGGAAGAGGGCGGCATGGGGTGTGTAAAGTTTGGCGGCGTGTACTACGACGAGGTGGAGGTCACGAAGGTGAACTGCATGGTGTTCGAAAACATTGAATGCTATGGGCCGCGGGAGTTTAAGCGCGATGGCTTTCCGTGCGTCAAGTACACGGACCACTACTTCGTCACGACGCTGCTGTACAGCATTTTGCTCGGCTTTCTCGGCATGGATCGGTTCTGTCTCGGCCAGACGGGTACGGCCGTCGGAAAGCTGCTTACGCTCGGCGGCGTCGGCATCTGGTGGATCGTGGACATAGTGCTGCTGATCACGAACAATCTGCTGCCGGAGGATGGAAGCAACTGGAACACGAAGGTGTGA